The Colletotrichum destructivum chromosome 7, complete sequence genome contains the following window.
CGCATGAAGCCCGGTGCCGAGCCCCTCAAGAAGGGTGACGAGGTCTCTACCACCGCACAGAtcaacgccgtcatcaaCCAGGAGTCTGGCAAGATGGTGGAGGTCTGCGGCACCATCTACCGCGATGGTGAGGCCGTCATGGACGTCACCTCGCAGTTCTTGTACCGCGGTGCTTACACGGACTACGAGAACACGTTCCAGCGCAAGATGGAGACCCCGATCCAGTTGCACTTGGCCACCAGCAAGGACGTTGCTGTTCTTAAGTCGAAGCAGTGGTTCAACACTGATGACTTGCCCCGTGACCTCGACCTTCTCGGACAGACTCTCACCTTCCGTCTTCAGAGCTTCTACCGCTACAAGACCAAGACGATGTATGGCAGCGTCTCGACCCAGGGCCAGGTTCTGCTTGAGCTGCCCACCAAGGAGGTCATCCAGGTCGCCAGCGTTGACTACGAGGCCGGCCAGTCCAACGGCAACCCCGTGGTCGACTACCTTGAGCGCAACGGTACCCCGCTCGACCAGCCCCTGCATTTTGAGAACCCCATCCCTCTCAGCGGTCGCACTCCTCTCCAGCTCCGTGCCCCTGCCACCAACGAGAACTACGCTCGTGTCTCTGGAGACTACAACCCCATCCACGTCTCGCGCGTCTTTGCCAACTACGCCGCCCTCCCCGGTACCATTACCCACGGCATGTACTCCAGCGCTGCTGTCCGCAGTCTGGTCGAGACGTGGGCCGCCGAGAACAACATTGGTCGTGTCCGCAGCTTCCACGCCTCCCTGGTCGGCATGGTCCTCCCCAACGACGACCTCCAGGTCAAGCTTCAGCACGTTGGCATGGTTTCGGGTCGCAAGATCATCAAGGTTGAGGCCAGCAACAAGGagaccgaggagaaggttctcctcggcgaggccgaggttgagCAGCCCGTGACTGCCTACGTCTTCACTGGCCAGGGCTCCCAGGAGCAGGGCATGGGTATGGAGCTATACGCCAGCAGTGAAGTCGCTAGGGAGGTCTGGGACCGCGCCGACAAGTACCTGTTGGACAACTATGGTAAGCCACACACATCTATGCTGCACTTTGAGTTGTTTTCTCACTAATTATTTGCAGGCTTCTCGATTACCAACATTGTCAAGAACAACCCCAAGGAGCTCACCGTTCACTTTGGTGGCCCTCGTGGCAAGGCCATCCGCCAGAACTACATGGCCATGACGTTCGAGACGGTTTCTGCCGATGGCAGCATCAAGTCGGAACGTATCTTCAAGGAGATTGAcgagaagacgacgtcgtACACGTACCGCTCGCCCACTGGGTTGCTGTCTGCGACGCAGTTCACGCAGCCCGCCCTCACGCTCATGGAGAAGGCCAGCTTCGAGGACATGAAGTCCAAGGGTCTTGTGCCCAGAGACTGCACCTTTGCCGGTCACTCCCTGGGTGAATACTCGGCCCTCGCGGCCTTGGCGGAGGTCATGCCGATTGAGAGTTTGGTCTCGGTTGTCTTCTACCGTGGGTTGACGATGCAGGTTGCCGTCGAGCGCGACGCAGCCGGTCGATCCAACTACTCGATGTGCGCCATCAACCCCAGCAGAATCTCCAAGACGTTCAACGAGGAGGCTCTGCAGTTTGTTGTCGACTGCATCTCGGAGGAGACGGGCTGGCTGCTCGAGATTGTCAACTACAACATTGCCAACATGCAGTACGTTGCCGCCGGTGACCTGCGCGCTCTTGACACCCTCACGGGTGTTACCAACTTCCTCAAGCAGCAGAAGATCGACATTGAGGAGATGCGCGGCAACATCGATGAGGCCAAGGGCGCGCTCAAGGAGATCATCAAGGGCAGCGCCGAGGCTACgctgaagaagccgacgCCGTTGGAGCTCCAGCGTGGATTTGCGACGATTCCCCTGCGTGGCATCGACGTGCCTTTCCACTCGACGTTCTTGCGGTCTGGTGTCAAGCCGTTCCGGTCGTTCCTTCTCAAGAAGATCAACAAGACGACGATCGACCCCGCCAAGCTCGTTGGCAAGTACATCCCCAACGTGACGGCGAAGCCGTTTGCCATCACAAAGGAGTACTTTGAGGACGTGTACAAGCTCACCAACTCGCCCAAGATTGCGTCGATCCTGGCCAACTGGGACCAGTACACGCAGGATGGACCCGCGGCCACCGCAGTCAACGGGGAGCACGAGGGACCGGGAGCGGCTGCGTAAGGCTGGCTAGCTGCAAGGTCAGGTAGGGGATGAAGGAGGTGTGTGTGGAGCTACGTTGTTACGAaggacaaaaaaaaagggagagGATTAGATGATTCAAGATGGGCTCACTGAACGACTCTTAGACGGCGTAATCGTTGTACAAACTAGCTGGGGAAGCTGTTTCCGGACGACTTGTTTTTGTTATGTTGCAGGTTAGAAGTGGTTTTCGTGTTTGGcaaatttttttttttcacaGTATAGTTTGAGGCGTTGATTGTTACGTTATTATTTAATGGTGGCACGAGAAGACAATAGAGAGCAATTGGTTCAGCATTGTTTCCGGAGTGACTCGAATGGAATTAATAATGGCCAACAACAAACAATAGCTGCACGGCtcggagagagaggagaatggcggcgtcgacaagGGCGCGTGTGATTAATTACCTGACGGCGTCGCTTTGTCCGACATTGAAACGAGACTGGCTAGTGACACGATGACTGATGCGCGGAGGGTaggaagggagggagtgaggagaggggggggggtgtaGAAGGCTGGGGACAAAGCACGACAGGAGGTTGACAGCGGGGGATCTACGAAGGGAGGCTGCAGGGACCCGGGAAGCAGATGGTTCTCCCGAAGACGAAAGGGCGCAGCAGAAGCATGCGGGAGGATGGGGTGGGTTTGTTTTGGTGACTCTGTGGTTGGTTGGCTGTTGGTCATCGAGGTCAAATaggagatgatgatgcattggacgacgacgaggctggtatggatggatggatggaggtAAAGGGAACCTGGTTAATCGGTCAAGGCGACTGAGTGACTAAACCAGGCAAAGACGGCGGTTATCTGAAGAGATAACGAGATAAGAGAAGATGTGAGTGATGGCGGTGAAGCTGTCGAAGCTATCCGGATTGAGTCAAGGCAAGGCGTAGGTAGTGAGTGTGAAGATgcgggcggaggagggggaggtgaggaggaggaggggaggtgAGTGAGGGCCaattgttgttgttgttgttgttgttgggggggggggggttgcgcTCGCACTATGAATATCAATAGGTAAGCATGTTCAGTGCCAGTACCCGAGGTACCCAGGTCTTCTGTATCCGTAAAACAGAGCATAGATACTGATACAAAGTACCTTCTACGGAGCAATCGGGCAGCGGCGAGCGCCGTGTGACGTGCGACCGGTGCGCTGCGAAGTGCGAAGTGGGGGGCGCGTAAACTGCCCGCTGAGCTCCACGCAATCGGAGTCCCGGAAACACGCTTCCAAGGGGCCACCAAGAGGCCCAAGGGCCAGACGCCACTTGGCCGGTTCTCTACCtagtcattagtccctttTGTCCTATTGTGCTTCGTATTTGGACCGGCTATTCGAACACGTGTGATGTGTGGTGTTAGCCGGGAGGGGAACCCAAAGCAAGCTTCTTTTTGTCTCGGCGGTGCTCTTCTGACACTCCCGCTCTAAGGCACGCACCAGATTAAGCTACGCAACTTGCTTGTAGGCCTGGCCTTTCTCTAAGTATCTGGATGCCTTAAAATCGACCGAGGTTAGGTACCTAATTACCTGTGTAAACCTACCTATGGAACAATAGGTGAGCCTGACCCCTGTCAATCCATCTTATCTATCCTGGgctaccttaccttactTGACTTGACCTGACCTAAAAcgatagcagcagcagcagcagcagcagcacatGCTTTGATGCGCGTCATCCCGTCGCACTGCATATATGTATCGGGcgctctccctcttttctttttggacGACTTCCCGCTGCTCTCGTGGTTTGTTTCTTTTCGGTTTTCTCGGAGGTGCTCATATCCTTCTAGAAACCTTGTACCGCCGACCTTGAACGATCccagcaccaccactacACTACCCCCACCACCCAACCACCGCGTCCTACCTTTTGCATCGACCCGTGATCTGTTCCCGTGAGCAGGACCTGGTAGACTCGGTGACCTCTTTTTCCCTTCTAAATTCTTCTGGTTGTTCCAATCCTCGTTGTGAGACTCTTGTTGTCTCGGCACAAACAACGTTATCATCTGCCTTGGACCCCCGAGAGAAGACACCGTGGGGTTTCCCCCGCCCCGGACTCTGCCGACGGCAACCGAAACAACGGACAGAATATCAATTACCTTTGACATCATCGCCTTGACGTCTACTATCCAACCGGGCCCGAGTTGCGATTGCTGACGACGACTAACGACAAtacgaaaaagaaaaagaaaaccaaagaaaaaagaaacaaaggCCCGTAGCTTCAACACATTCAACTGCTACAAGATCGCAGCAGCACTCGCAGAGGCAGAGATGGGCGATATGATCCAGGACCTGCCCCCCGcggcctcttcttcttcttctccgtctccttcttccacATCACCGGCGACACGGCGGAACCAGCTCTTTCTCGGCACCTTTGTGCACTCCAAGACGAGGGAGACGCTCGAGTATCTTCACGATGCCGCCGTGTGCGTCGACGAGTCGGGTACcattgtcgccgtcgagacggGATACGACCTGGCAAGGGCTgaggccgagctgctccCCCGCCTAGGGTGGGAGATGGGCCATGTCGAGGTCAATGTGGGGAGGGACGGCCAGTTCTTCTTCCCTGGCTTTATCGGTACGTTGCTCATGCTTTCTTTCTTATTCCCCCGTCCATGTTGGTCCAGCGTATCATCTCGGGGCCGCCCGGGGCCGGGCGAGTGCAGACAGACACAGGGGCGTAGACATGGAACGCAACAAGCATGAGGCACCTTCGCCGCGAGACATTGCCACGCCATCTTGACGCTAACATCAATCAACCTGCGCCGACAGACACCCACGTCCACGCCTCGCAGTACCCCAACGTCGGCATCTTTGGCAAATCCACCCTGCTCGACTGGCTCAACACCTACACATTCCCCCTCGAGTCGAGCCTCAAGGACCTCGCCAAGGCGAGGCGCGTCTACACCGCCTGCGTGCGCCGCACCCTCGCTCacggcaccaccacctcggCCTACTTCGCCaccatcgacgtcgacgccacGAACCTGCTGGCCGACATCTGCCTGGCCCTAGGCCAGCGCGCCTTCGTCGGCCGCGTGTGCATGGACCGCGACGGCCTGTGTCCCGACTACTACCGCGACGAGTCGCCCGCGGACTCGCTGCGGAAGACGAGGCAGACGGTCGACCACATACGCTCCATCGACCCGGCCTTTGACATCGTCGCCCCCATCCTGACGCCGCGCTTCGCCCCGGCCTGCTCGCGCGAGGCCATGAGGGGCCTGGCCGACATgcaggaggagctcggcctgctcgcgcAGACGCACGTCTCGGAGAACGAGGGCGAGATCGAGCTTGTGCAGCAGCTCTACCCGGAGAGCGAGAGCTACACCGACGTCTACGACGCCCAGGGCCTGCTGAGCGAGCGCATGATCCTCGCCCACGCCATCCACCTgtcggagaaggaggcccgcaccatcgccgaccgCGGCGCAAAGGTCTCGCACTGCCCctgcagcaacagcagcatcacGAGCGGCGCCGCTCAGGTGCGCTGGCTGTGGGACATGggcatcgacgtcggcctcggcaccgacATGAGCGGCGGCTACAGCCCGagcatcctcgacgccgcgcggCAGGCCGCCCTCGTGTCGCGGCACGTCGCCATGGGGCTGCGCGGCcacgagagggagagggccAAGCtgacggtcgaggaggtgcTGTACCTCGCCACGAGGGGCGGCGCCCACGTCGTCGGGCTGCGGGACAGGGTCGGCGCGTTCGAGGTCGGCATGCAGTGGGACGCGCAGCTGGTCGGCctgcccctcgtcgacgaggacggcgggcagggcgacggcggcggcaacgtcgacGTCTTTGGGTGGGAGAGCTGGGAGGACCGGGTGGCCAAGTGGCTTtacaacggcgacgaccgGAACACCAAGATGGTCTGGGTCAAGGGGCGGCTGGTGCACTCGGCGAGGTaggcggccggcgccaaAGCCTTGTGGTCGaatgattgattgattgtATATGGGGTTTGTGATCTATGTGGGAAGGCGATATGCATTGGGTTCGGCGTCCTTTGTGGCTCTCGGGTTAAGGGAGTTGGCGTTTTGATGTTCGACCACCGGGGCCGAGTGGTTAGACATGACGCCTAGAGTTATGGAAACCTGTTTCTTCGGCAATGCCGTGGTTTCCTCTTGCGGTCTGTCTGCTTGATGTTCACGGGTTCATTGCCAACATCGAATCGTGTCAATCTCCACCTCGGTGGATGCTTTGGGGGGAAACGGTGGTCGTGGCAGCTTTTGTCTTCCCCAGTACTCAACCATATTGAAGAATTCCAAGCGAAGCACTTGACAAGTCTGATGATTAACGTTCGGTTTCTTATTCTTCTTGCGATGGTCTGCTTAGACATGCCTAGATGGCGCTATTCCGTGATCATCAGATGGATAACAATGGCATTGTTCTCAGCTTTTTGTCTCTTTGATCGTGGTGCTTATTCTTACAAGAATAACATCTCTCAGACAACAAAGCATCGTCCGCCTAGTAGTAGCGATTACAGCTCATCGTCTCGGGGCTTGATATTCCTCGCCGCAACCGCTACACTCTGGCACCAAAGTCGGGCCTTGGTACAACATAAGCAGTTGCTCTTTCAGCAAGCCCTCGGGAACCTCGGTTGCCTCCTCCATAGACAAAACATATAAATATGGTGTCTTTCAGCTTTTTACCCGGCGTGATAGTCGAGGtacgccgccgcagcgggGTTTTTGCGAGGAACTCGTTGGCCGTCAGTCGCCTTGGCAACGCGGTCGGCGAGTCCCCTCGCCCCGTGGACTGCGAGACGGAGAGGACGATTCACCATTCCACAAGAGcagctggcggcgacggctttGGAAGCACCGGATCGAATGGGAGAGCAGCTTGGCCCTGCTCTCGTCGTGTGACGAGCCCTGCGCCGTGTAACAGAAGCCTAAAAGAAGCTCAGAAAGGTGGTTGTAGAACATGGTCAAGTTCTTTCTCATGATCCCGACTTGACGGGCACACTGTCGAAAAGGCAAGGCATCGGCAGTCCGCTGCGTGATGGAGAACATGCATCCTCCTCCCAAGGACCCGGGATCCTTCTTCAGAGGTGCGCTCTGGGCCTGTGCCAACCGTGCCGCCTCCCCTCACAACAAGTGTATTCAAGCCCTGGCCGAAGCGGGCtccaacatcaacagcaagaaaaagaagacggagagacGACACTTCATATGGgcgtcgagcacgacgacATGGGTCTCGAAGCAGACGCAAAGTTTGGAGGGAAGGGCAGCATCGCGGAGCTGGCACGTCGGCGGGGATGGGCTGTATGGTCCAAGTCCTGTCAGTGTTGTTTCCCTGTACATTACAGGAACCGCCTGATAACTCACAACTTGGGGTAGTCATCAATGAAGCAGTCTGGTTAGTGGGTGTAAAGTGGGTGATGACCAAATCGAACGGACACACCGCGAGCATGACATGCCATGGACTCGACTCACGCGGTGCTTGTTTTCTTCCCTCACCTTGAGACTCGTCTCAGAAATAGGTCTTAGATCTCAAGCGACTCATACATTCGCTTTGGCTGGTAATGGTGCGCCTTAACCTCAACAGGAAGATGATGAAAGCGTGCGTCTAGTCCGGATAGATGACTGGTTAGGCAAAAAACAAAGTGACCAACCTACAATAATGTCCCACGTCCATACCCATAACAAAACATCGGGACTGCCGCGCCTCACATCGCGCTCATGGTTGACTCGTGGGAGGTCGCATCGGCCAGGCGGACCGCCCCTGAACTTACGCGGCCGCGAGTCTTGGCGGCCCGCCGCTGACGGAGGGACGGGAGTGGTCCCGGGGCACCGGGGGTCCTGGACCCCGGCTCTCGACGGTAATGCCCAGACCGTGATTGGTCAGGCCCGTGACTTCAATGCTAGCAACTGCCGAATGGGACAATCGACCTGAAGACGTGTGGTAGTTCTTCGGGATGTGGGAGGGACATCGTCTTGGGGGGGCGGACATGTGGTGGAGATGGTGAAATCTGGATATGGCGACTTGGGTGGCAGTTCTCATAATGATAGATCCGGACAGACAGAAGCGAAGTCGTCGCAATTGGGACGAACCTGTTTACTGGATCCTCTTCAGGGTTCTTCGGGACGAAGCAGGGAACATGTTTTTGCTCTCGGGGGCGGGAGAGTGTAGAAGGAGGATTTTCCCCAGTTGACCATTTGACCATCTGACTTGTTGGAAGAGTAGAGAGACGTATAAATGAGGAGTGTCTCTCGTCGAACTGATCACCCTCTGTTGAAGCAATCAGTTGGTACTCGATAGGATCATCTCCAACAATATTCCCTGGACACGACTCTCGCTAGACCCATCTTTACACATTCTTTGACAACCCATTCTTTTACTTGCATCATGCAGTTCCAGCTCTTtaccctcgccgccgccgcccttctctCGGGCGTGGCCGTAGCTCACCCGGGACACCACGACGCCCCGAGTCACGCGGAGATCGCCCGCCGCTCGAACCTCGCGAAGCGCTGCTCCGTCCAGGCCGGCCAGTTCGCCGAGGTTCGCaagaagcgcgccgccgagaggcgCTCACTCGTCAGCCGCTCGCTCCCTCCCGTCCGGCGCGACACGAACGTCACCATACACACCGAGGGCCCTCACTACAGCACCATCCAGAACGACACGTGCGTCCTGACCCCCGAGGTCACCAAGGGCCCCTACGTCTGGCCGCGCTCGCAGACGCTACGCCAGGACATGAGCGAGGACCAGGTCGGCGTCCCGCTGTACCTGGACATTGGCGTCCTCAACGTCAACACGTGCGAGGTTATGCCTGACGTCCTGGTCGACCTGTGGCACTGCAATGCCGTGAGTGGTTTTCTCCATATGCAAACACATGCTCGAAGAAGAGCGCCCTTCGCTAACGTGGAGAGCCATGAACAAGACCGGATCCTACAGCTCCTTCACGCACCACAACCCCGACACCCCcttcgaggagctcctcgaaCAGCTCAACGTTACCATTGGCCCGGACCTGGACCTCCACACCGACGACACCACCTGGCTGCGCGGCATCTGGCCCACGgacgccaacggcatcaTGGAGATGAAGACCGTCTTCCCCGGCTTCTACGTCGAGCGCACCATCCACATCCACGCACAGGTCCACACCGACTGGTCCGTCCGCAgcaacggcaccgtcgtcgcctccaACGTCGTCAGCACCGGccagctcttcttcgacgaggacctcaGCCGGCAGATCATGGCGCTCGAGCCCTACGTCGGCCACACCGAGATCAACCGCACCACCAACGATGTCGACACCATCTTCGCCGACGAGTCCGCGGGCAACTGGAACCCCAACATGGTCGTCGagcccctcgacggcgaggacgtcaCCAAGGGGATGCTGGCTTACATCACCATTGGCGTTGAGGCGTAGGGAGTGTGAGGGGCtgtggaggggggggggcacggTAGGCAGAAGGGAAGAATCGAAGACAATTGGGAGATAGACATATCAAGATTTGATTATAAGGGTAACGTTACCCGTCTCTTCACGTGCCAACGTCCTGTCCCCTAGACAATCACTTAATACTTCGGATCATGCTTCGTGGTCTGCGGGAGCAGTAAGGGCTGAAATGTCTCTACTCATCATTGATGGTTGAGTTAAATAGTTCTAAGCGTAAAAATACGTT
Protein-coding sequences here:
- a CDS encoding Putative metal-dependent hydrolase, composite domain superfamily, guanine deaminase, producing MGDMIQDLPPAASSSSSPSPSSTSPATRRNQLFLGTFVHSKTRETLEYLHDAAVCVDESGTIVAVETGYDLARAEAELLPRLGWEMGHVEVNVGRDGQFFFPGFIDTHVHASQYPNVGIFGKSTLLDWLNTYTFPLESSLKDLAKARRVYTACVRRTLAHGTTTSAYFATIDVDATNLLADICLALGQRAFVGRVCMDRDGLCPDYYRDESPADSLRKTRQTVDHIRSIDPAFDIVAPILTPRFAPACSREAMRGLADMQEELGLLAQTHVSENEGEIELVQQLYPESESYTDVYDAQGLLSERMILAHAIHLSEKEARTIADRGAKVSHCPCSNSSITSGAAQVRWLWDMGIDVGLGTDMSGGYSPSILDAARQAALVSRHVAMGLRGHERERAKLTVEEVLYLATRGGAHVVGLRDRVGAFEVGMQWDAQLVGLPLVDEDGGQGDGGGNVDVFGWESWEDRVAKWLYNGDDRNTKMVWVKGRLVHSAR
- a CDS encoding Putative intradiol ring-cleavage dioxygenase, core, with translation MQFQLFTLAAAALLSGVAVAHPGHHDAPSHAEIARRSNLAKRCSVQAGQFAEVRKKRAAERRSLVSRSLPPVRRDTNVTIHTEGPHYSTIQNDTCVLTPEVTKGPYVWPRSQTLRQDMSEDQVGVPLYLDIGVLNVNTCEVMPDVLVDLWHCNATGSYSSFTHHNPDTPFEELLEQLNVTIGPDLDLHTDDTTWLRGIWPTDANGIMEMKTVFPGFYVERTIHIHAQVHTDWSVRSNGTVVASNVVSTGQLFFDEDLSRQIMALEPYVGHTEINRTTNDVDTIFADESAGNWNPNMVVEPLDGEDVTKGMLAYITIGVEA